Proteins from a genomic interval of Stenotrophomonas sp. 24(2023):
- a CDS encoding formimidoylglutamate deiminase — protein MIDPRSPAAFHAEQALLPQGWARDVRLQVSQGRISAISSGQPAQAGDERLPILVPGLPNLHSHAFQRGMAGLTEIGGGDGDSFWSWRELMYRFLAHLHPEAVEAIAAQAYMEMLESGFTRVGEFHYLHHQADGQPYAERAEMSARIAAAAAQTGIGLTLLPVFYAHADFGGAPPNPAQRRLIHDVDGFAQLLDGARHALATLPDAVLGFAPHSLRAVTGEELAALLPLNAGPVHIHIAEQVREVDACVAWSGQRPVQWLYAHAPVDARWCLVHATHITDDERASIVASQAVAGLCPITEANLGDGLFPMQAFAREGGRFGVGSDSNVLIDAAEELRLLEYGQRLTLRGRNMLAPDATRSSGRYLYEGAVNGGAQALGVAAGLQVGASADLLALDPLHPALVGRSGDALLDSWIFAARNGALRAVWRHGRQVVADGRHLQRDAITARFAQALRGVLG, from the coding sequence ATGATCGATCCGCGTTCCCCCGCCGCCTTCCACGCTGAACAGGCCCTGCTGCCGCAGGGCTGGGCGCGCGATGTGCGCCTGCAGGTCAGCCAGGGCCGGATCAGCGCCATCAGCAGTGGCCAGCCAGCGCAGGCCGGGGATGAGCGCCTGCCGATCCTGGTGCCGGGCCTGCCCAACCTGCACAGCCACGCTTTCCAGCGCGGCATGGCCGGCCTGACCGAGATCGGCGGCGGCGACGGCGACAGTTTCTGGAGCTGGCGCGAACTGATGTACCGTTTCCTGGCCCACCTGCACCCGGAAGCGGTCGAGGCCATCGCGGCCCAGGCCTACATGGAAATGCTGGAAAGCGGCTTCACCCGCGTCGGTGAATTCCACTACCTGCACCACCAGGCCGACGGCCAGCCCTACGCCGAACGGGCGGAGATGAGTGCGCGCATCGCCGCGGCGGCGGCACAGACCGGCATCGGCCTGACCCTGTTGCCGGTGTTCTACGCCCATGCCGATTTCGGTGGCGCGCCGCCCAATCCGGCACAGCGCCGGTTGATCCATGACGTGGACGGTTTCGCGCAGCTGCTCGACGGTGCGCGCCATGCACTGGCCACGCTGCCCGACGCCGTGCTGGGCTTCGCACCGCACAGCCTGCGCGCGGTGACCGGCGAAGAGCTGGCAGCGCTGCTGCCGTTGAACGCGGGCCCGGTGCACATCCATATCGCCGAGCAGGTGCGCGAGGTCGACGCCTGCGTGGCCTGGAGCGGCCAGCGCCCGGTGCAATGGCTGTACGCGCATGCGCCGGTGGATGCGCGCTGGTGCCTGGTGCATGCCACCCATATCACCGATGACGAACGTGCAAGCATCGTCGCCAGCCAGGCGGTGGCCGGGCTGTGCCCGATCACCGAAGCCAACCTCGGCGATGGCCTGTTCCCGATGCAGGCCTTCGCGCGTGAGGGCGGGCGTTTCGGCGTCGGTTCCGATTCCAACGTGCTGATCGATGCGGCCGAAGAACTGCGCCTGCTCGAGTACGGCCAGCGCTTGACCCTGCGCGGGCGCAACATGCTCGCCCCCGACGCCACCCGCAGCAGCGGGCGCTATCTCTACGAAGGGGCGGTCAACGGCGGTGCACAGGCGCTGGGCGTGGCCGCCGGCCTGCAGGTGGGCGCCAGTGCCGATCTGCTGGCGCTGGATCCGCTGCACCCGGCCCTGGTCGGCCGCAGCGGCGATGCGCTGCTTGACAGCTGGATCTTCGCTGCACGTAATGGCGCGCTGCGCGCCGTCTGGCGCCATGGCCGCCAGGTGGTGGCCGATGGCCGCCACCTGCAGCGCGATGCCATCACCGCCCGGTTCGCGCAGGCCCTGCGCGGCGTGCTGGGCTGA
- the hutI gene encoding imidazolonepropionase: MHCDTLWSNVHLMTLDGDGLGILRDAVLAAADGRIVHIGPAGSDGHLRPATRIDGEGRWISPGLIDCHTHLVYAGNRANEFEQRLQGASYADIARAGGGIVSTVRATRAASPDQLARESRPRLLAMRAEGVTTVEIKSGYGLTLDDERKQLQVARTLGRQCQVNVVPTFLGAHAVPPGRQAQEYTDEVCEVMIPAIAAEGLAEAVDVFCENIAFSPAQARQVFEAARAHGLAVKIHAEQLSNQHGAELAAGFGALSADHIEHLDDAGIAAMATAGTVAVLLPGAFYFTRDTTLPPIAALRAAGVPLALATDSNPGTSPLTSPLLAMNMGATLFRLTVDECIAGFTREAARALGRADRIGRLAVGLDCDLAIWDIDAPADLVYRMGFNPLHARVVRGQPDLPASWSNT; the protein is encoded by the coding sequence ATGCACTGCGATACGCTCTGGTCCAACGTCCACCTGATGACCCTGGACGGGGATGGCCTGGGCATCCTGCGCGATGCAGTGCTGGCCGCCGCCGACGGCCGCATCGTCCACATCGGCCCGGCCGGCAGCGATGGCCACCTGCGCCCGGCCACCCGCATCGACGGCGAAGGCCGCTGGATCTCGCCCGGCCTGATCGACTGCCACACCCACCTGGTCTACGCCGGCAACCGCGCCAACGAATTCGAGCAGCGCCTGCAGGGGGCCAGCTATGCCGACATCGCCCGCGCCGGCGGCGGCATCGTCTCCACCGTGCGCGCCACCCGTGCCGCCAGCCCGGACCAGCTGGCACGCGAAAGCCGCCCGCGCCTGCTGGCGATGCGCGCCGAGGGCGTGACCACGGTGGAGATCAAATCCGGCTACGGCCTGACCCTGGACGACGAGCGCAAGCAGTTGCAGGTCGCCCGTACGCTGGGCCGGCAGTGCCAGGTGAACGTGGTACCGACCTTCCTCGGTGCGCACGCGGTGCCACCCGGCCGACAGGCACAGGAGTACACCGATGAGGTGTGCGAGGTGATGATTCCGGCCATCGCCGCCGAAGGCCTGGCCGAAGCGGTGGATGTGTTCTGCGAGAACATCGCGTTTTCGCCGGCGCAGGCGCGGCAGGTATTCGAGGCCGCACGCGCGCACGGGCTGGCGGTGAAGATCCACGCCGAACAGCTGAGCAACCAGCACGGCGCCGAACTGGCCGCCGGCTTCGGCGCGCTGTCGGCCGACCACATCGAACATCTGGATGACGCCGGCATCGCCGCCATGGCCACCGCCGGCACCGTGGCCGTGCTGCTGCCCGGCGCCTTCTACTTCACCCGCGATACCACCCTGCCCCCGATCGCCGCGCTGCGTGCGGCCGGCGTGCCGCTGGCCCTGGCTACCGACAGCAACCCCGGTACCTCACCGCTGACCAGCCCGCTGCTGGCGATGAACATGGGCGCCACCCTGTTCCGCCTGACCGTGGACGAGTGCATCGCCGGCTTCACCCGTGAAGCCGCACGCGCCCTCGGCCGCGCGGACCGCATCGGCCGCCTGGCGGTGGGCCTGGACTGCGACCTGGCGATCTGGGACATCGACGCGCCGGCCGACCTGGTCTATCGCATGGGATTCAACCCGCTGCACGCGCGCGTGGTGCGCGGGCAGCCCG